In one window of Chryseobacterium sp. JV274 DNA:
- a CDS encoding acyl-CoA carboxylase subunit beta: MDIEFNKREDQNRLKLSEINRLLTEIKKGGGEKRLQKLRDEGKMTARERVDYLLDKDSDSIEIGAFAGYEMYKEHGGCPSGGVVVVIGYVSGRQCIIVANDASVKAGAWFPITGKKNLRAQEIAMENKLPIIYLVDSAGVYLPMQDEIFPDKEHFGRIFRNNAKMSSMGIIQISAVMGSCVAGGAYLPIMSDEAMIVDKTGSIFLAGSYLVKAAIGESIDNETLGGATTHCSISGVTDYKAKDDKDALNRIKNIMKSIGTTEKAGFDRIESFPPKENPENIFGIMPVSRAEQYDTYEIIKCIVDNSEYEEYKPDYGKSIICATARVDGWSVGIVANQRKLVKSGKGEMQFGGVIYSDSADKATRFIANCNQRKIPLIFLQDVTGFMVGSKSEHGGIIKDGAKMVNAVSNSVVPKFTIITGNSYGAGNYAMCGKAYDPRLIVAWPWADLAVMGGTQAAKVLAQIQESTLKKQGKEITEEEHNEILDTISKRYQKQTESTYAAARLWTDAIINPADTRKWISMGIEAANHAPITEKFNLGVIQV, from the coding sequence ATGGACATTGAATTCAATAAACGAGAAGATCAAAACAGATTAAAATTATCTGAAATAAATCGCTTACTCACTGAGATCAAAAAAGGTGGTGGTGAGAAGAGGCTTCAAAAGCTTCGTGATGAAGGAAAAATGACAGCAAGAGAAAGAGTAGATTATCTTCTCGATAAAGATTCAGATTCCATAGAAATAGGAGCATTTGCAGGATACGAAATGTATAAGGAGCATGGAGGATGTCCTAGCGGCGGGGTTGTAGTGGTGATTGGCTACGTTTCCGGAAGACAATGTATCATCGTTGCCAATGACGCTTCTGTAAAAGCCGGTGCATGGTTTCCTATCACAGGAAAGAAAAACCTGAGAGCACAGGAAATTGCTATGGAAAACAAACTTCCAATCATCTATCTGGTAGATTCTGCAGGTGTTTATCTGCCTATGCAGGATGAGATCTTCCCGGATAAAGAACATTTTGGGAGAATTTTCAGAAATAATGCTAAAATGAGTTCTATGGGAATCATCCAGATCTCTGCCGTAATGGGAAGTTGTGTAGCCGGAGGAGCTTATCTTCCTATTATGAGTGATGAAGCCATGATTGTAGATAAAACAGGCTCTATTTTCCTTGCCGGAAGCTACCTGGTAAAGGCCGCTATCGGAGAAAGTATTGACAATGAAACATTGGGCGGTGCTACTACTCACTGCTCTATTTCAGGAGTGACAGATTATAAAGCTAAAGATGATAAAGATGCTTTGAACAGAATCAAAAACATCATGAAGTCTATCGGAACTACTGAAAAAGCAGGTTTTGACAGAATAGAAAGCTTCCCACCTAAAGAAAATCCTGAAAATATCTTCGGAATTATGCCGGTTTCAAGAGCTGAGCAATACGATACTTACGAAATTATTAAATGTATTGTAGACAACTCCGAATACGAAGAATATAAACCCGATTACGGTAAAAGTATTATCTGCGCAACAGCCAGAGTTGATGGCTGGTCTGTAGGTATTGTAGCCAATCAGAGAAAGCTTGTTAAGAGTGGTAAAGGAGAAATGCAGTTTGGTGGAGTGATCTACTCAGATTCTGCAGATAAGGCTACACGATTCATTGCTAACTGTAATCAAAGAAAAATACCTTTAATCTTCTTACAGGATGTTACCGGATTTATGGTAGGCTCGAAGTCTGAACATGGAGGTATCATTAAAGACGGAGCCAAAATGGTAAATGCTGTTTCCAATTCTGTAGTTCCTAAATTTACCATCATTACAGGGAATTCTTATGGAGCAGGAAACTATGCTATGTGTGGTAAAGCTTACGATCCTAGACTTATTGTTGCATGGCCTTGGGCTGATCTGGCTGTAATGGGAGGTACACAGGCTGCAAAAGTACTTGCTCAGATCCAAGAATCTACATTAAAGAAACAAGGAAAAGAAATTACCGAAGAAGAGCACAACGAAATTCTGGATACAATTTCAAAAAGATATCAGAAGCAAACCGAATCTACCTATGCAGCAGCAAGATTATGGACAGATGCCATCATCAACCCTGCAGATACAAGAAAATGGATTTCTATGGGAATTGAAGCGGCTAATCACGCTCCCATTACTGAGAAATTCAACTTAGGAGTAATTCAAGTCTGA
- a CDS encoding GNAT family N-acetyltransferase yields MILSPNIEIKTKRLTLKPVKDLYIDDILEHFTNDVTRYMPFNPQGNRQDIITFVNESKRTMSQNTDLVMAALDSDGDFTGCCGIHNITEESVELGLWLKKSSQGKGLGTEIITALIEFLEKNFTFKYILYPVDEENIASRKIPEKLGFIPAKKYKKTKNHLIDLNIVEYRKYY; encoded by the coding sequence ATGATATTAAGTCCAAATATTGAAATCAAAACAAAACGTCTAACCTTGAAGCCTGTTAAAGACTTATATATAGATGATATTTTAGAACATTTTACAAATGATGTTACCAGATACATGCCTTTTAATCCACAAGGTAACAGACAGGATATAATTACCTTCGTTAATGAATCCAAAAGAACTATGTCGCAAAACACAGATCTGGTAATGGCTGCCCTGGACTCTGATGGTGATTTTACAGGATGTTGCGGTATCCATAATATAACAGAAGAATCTGTTGAGCTTGGCCTATGGTTAAAAAAAAGTTCTCAGGGAAAAGGATTGGGAACTGAAATCATAACAGCCCTCATAGAATTCCTGGAAAAGAATTTCACTTTCAAGTATATTTTATATCCTGTAGATGAAGAAAATATAGCCAGCAGAAAAATTCCGGAAAAATTAGGCTTTATTCCTGCTAAAAAATATAAAAAAACCAAGAATCATCTTATCGACCTGAATATTGTAGAATATAGAAAGTATTACTAG
- a CDS encoding DMT family transporter — MHKLALFRLHLIVFLWGFTAILGKLIHANAQILVFYRMLFASIFLFVFIRVFKKDSIKVSRKIFFQLAAIGFAMALHWYCFFYSIKVSNVSIALSCLSLSTLFASILEPIIFKRKIDISEVIMGTVIVACILLIFKTEFHFKEGIIYGIFCAVFGTIFSVFNGKMFGKTSSGNIIFYEIFCGWFILMIFYLLSGQIFQMNEINYRDLALICLLASVFTAFPMLESVNLMKYISPFTLILTVNLEPVYGIILAFFIFGESEHMSPIFYIASGVMILAIIVNGLIKARKTKNLN; from the coding sequence ATGCATAAATTGGCGCTTTTCAGGTTGCACTTAATTGTATTTTTGTGGGGATTCACCGCAATTTTGGGAAAATTGATTCATGCCAATGCACAGATTCTGGTATTTTACAGAATGCTCTTTGCTTCCATTTTTCTTTTTGTATTCATCAGAGTTTTTAAAAAGGACAGTATAAAAGTTTCCAGGAAAATATTTTTTCAGCTGGCAGCAATAGGTTTTGCTATGGCGCTTCATTGGTATTGCTTTTTTTATTCTATTAAAGTCTCCAATGTTTCTATTGCATTAAGCTGTCTTTCCTTATCTACACTTTTTGCCTCTATCCTGGAGCCTATTATTTTTAAAAGAAAAATTGATATCTCTGAAGTCATTATGGGAACAGTCATTGTTGCCTGTATACTATTGATCTTTAAAACGGAATTTCATTTTAAAGAAGGTATTATTTATGGAATCTTTTGTGCTGTATTCGGGACTATTTTTTCTGTTTTTAATGGTAAAATGTTTGGTAAAACGAGCTCAGGAAACATTATTTTTTATGAAATTTTCTGTGGTTGGTTCATTTTAATGATATTTTATTTGCTTTCCGGGCAAATTTTTCAGATGAATGAAATAAACTACCGGGATTTGGCGTTAATATGCTTGTTAGCTAGTGTTTTCACTGCTTTTCCTATGTTAGAATCGGTGAATTTAATGAAGTATATATCACCTTTCACTTTAATTTTAACAGTTAATTTAGAACCTGTCTACGGAATTATACTAGCTTTTTTTATCTTTGGGGAATCAGAACATATGAGCCCTATATTTTATATTGCTTCAGGAGTTATGATACTGGCTATTATTGTCAATGGATTAATTAAAGCCAGAAAAACTAAAAACTTAAACTAA
- a CDS encoding PorV/PorQ family protein has translation MMKKYLLLAFSLLFGLSQSQIIRKYSNEFLNIGAGARGLAMGGAVITNQDDVYSPMWNPAGLMSVERDWQGAAMHAEYFESIAKYDYLAYAKVLEEGVFGVSVVRLGVDNILNTTQMIDSEGNIDYDKITKFSQSDYAAILSYAFRPGGNPKLDVGVNAKIVYRNVGKFASGYGFGFDVGAIYKADNGWKFGGMVRDITTTVNFWSINQKELSTVVNGEEFNPAPKDKLELTMPKLNVGASKLFEINSSVYVLPEAGINVDFAKTASLISTDFASISPYAGAELGYQKMIFVRLGINRFQSITDIEDLKRKVSFQPSAGLGIRYRGLTLDYAITNSGIGGSNFYSNFFSLKLDMGAFRND, from the coding sequence ATGATGAAAAAATATCTTTTACTTGCATTTTCACTGCTGTTTGGGCTGTCTCAATCTCAGATTATCAGGAAATATTCCAATGAATTCTTAAATATCGGAGCCGGAGCAAGAGGTCTTGCAATGGGTGGGGCAGTAATTACCAATCAGGATGATGTATATTCTCCTATGTGGAACCCTGCAGGTTTGATGTCAGTTGAAAGAGACTGGCAGGGTGCAGCCATGCACGCAGAATACTTTGAGTCTATCGCAAAATACGACTATCTGGCATATGCGAAAGTACTTGAAGAAGGTGTTTTTGGTGTTTCAGTGGTAAGACTTGGGGTAGACAATATTCTGAATACTACCCAAATGATTGACTCAGAAGGGAATATTGATTATGATAAAATTACTAAATTCTCTCAATCCGATTACGCTGCTATCCTTTCTTATGCCTTCAGACCCGGAGGAAATCCAAAATTGGATGTTGGGGTAAATGCTAAAATTGTCTACCGTAACGTAGGTAAATTTGCAAGTGGTTATGGTTTTGGTTTTGATGTGGGTGCTATTTATAAAGCAGATAACGGATGGAAGTTTGGAGGTATGGTAAGAGATATTACTACTACCGTAAACTTCTGGAGTATCAATCAGAAAGAACTTTCAACCGTTGTTAACGGAGAAGAATTCAACCCGGCACCGAAAGATAAACTGGAACTTACAATGCCTAAGCTGAATGTAGGTGCCAGTAAATTATTTGAAATCAATAGCAGTGTATATGTATTGCCAGAAGCAGGGATAAATGTGGATTTTGCTAAAACCGCTTCATTAATTTCCACAGATTTTGCAAGTATCAGCCCTTATGCCGGAGCTGAACTAGGGTATCAGAAAATGATTTTTGTGAGATTGGGGATCAACAGATTCCAGTCCATTACAGATATAGAAGATCTTAAGAGAAAAGTTTCTTTCCAGCCAAGTGCAGGTCTTGGAATAAGATACAGAGGGCTTACACTGGATTATGCGATTACAAATTCGGGGATAGGTGGATCTAACTTCTATTCCAATTTCTTCTCATTGAAACTGGATATGGGAGCATTCAGAAACGATTAA
- the uvrC gene encoding excinuclease ABC subunit UvrC — protein sequence MNPSLELQLKTLPSEPGVYRYYDKNEQLLYVGKAKNLKKRVLSYFNKNLSGYRIKIMVGKIQRLETTIVNSEYDALLLENNLIKEHQPFYNVMLKDDKTYPWICIKNEDFPRIFLTRNVIKDGSEYYGPYAKVRPAKILLDTIKHIYKLRTCNLNLSPAKISEGKYKVCLEYHIKNCEGPCEDLESKEEYDEKIDAIRGIIKGDFRKAKDYLVNQMMKLASNLQFEQAQIIKERLDILEDYQAKNTIVNPNIDDVDVFGMTSDETAAYVNFFKIRNGNIIQSFTTEIKKILEETDEDIMEEALIEIRQKFSSDSKEVLLPFHLSVEIPNVKLIVPKVGDKKRIVELSEKNAKEYRLEKLKQVQIVDPERHTNRIMAEMQKLLRMPVEPRHIEGFDNSNIQGTNPVSACVVFKDGRPSKADYRIFHPKTVEGPNDFATMEEVIYRRYKRMLDEGEDLPQLILIDGGKGQLSSAVKSLRLLGLYGKITIVGIAKRLEEIFFPEDPIPLYLDKKSETLKILQRVRDEAHRFGVKHHRTRRKNSTIKSELEEISGVGEKTIELLLSKLKSVKRIKEANLETLEEILGKSKAKVIWEFFNAN from the coding sequence ATGAATCCTTCTTTAGAACTACAGCTCAAAACCTTACCATCCGAACCCGGCGTTTATCGTTATTATGATAAAAATGAACAGCTTTTGTATGTGGGGAAAGCTAAAAATCTTAAAAAGAGGGTTCTCTCCTATTTCAACAAAAACCTTTCCGGATACAGGATCAAAATAATGGTCGGTAAAATCCAACGATTGGAAACGACAATTGTAAACAGTGAGTATGATGCACTTTTATTGGAGAATAATCTGATCAAGGAACATCAGCCGTTTTATAATGTCATGCTGAAAGATGACAAAACCTATCCGTGGATATGCATCAAGAATGAAGATTTCCCAAGAATTTTTCTAACCAGAAATGTAATTAAAGATGGATCCGAATATTATGGTCCTTATGCAAAAGTGCGTCCTGCAAAGATCTTACTGGATACCATCAAGCATATTTACAAGCTCAGAACCTGCAATCTGAATCTTTCTCCGGCCAAGATTTCGGAAGGAAAATATAAAGTCTGCCTGGAATATCATATCAAAAACTGTGAAGGCCCGTGTGAAGATCTTGAAAGCAAGGAAGAATATGATGAAAAGATAGATGCCATCCGTGGAATAATCAAAGGGGATTTCCGCAAAGCTAAAGATTATCTGGTCAATCAAATGATGAAACTGGCTTCCAACCTTCAATTTGAACAGGCTCAGATCATTAAGGAAAGACTGGATATCCTGGAAGATTACCAGGCTAAGAATACGATAGTTAATCCTAATATTGATGATGTAGATGTCTTCGGAATGACCAGTGATGAAACGGCAGCATATGTCAATTTCTTTAAAATCAGAAATGGAAATATCATTCAGAGTTTTACTACTGAGATCAAAAAGATTCTTGAAGAAACAGATGAAGATATTATGGAAGAAGCATTGATCGAGATCCGTCAGAAGTTTTCTTCTGATTCCAAAGAAGTGCTGCTACCATTTCATTTGTCTGTAGAAATTCCTAATGTAAAACTGATTGTTCCTAAGGTTGGAGATAAAAAAAGAATTGTAGAGCTTTCTGAAAAGAATGCTAAAGAATATCGTCTGGAAAAACTGAAACAGGTTCAGATTGTAGATCCTGAAAGGCATACCAACAGAATCATGGCTGAAATGCAGAAACTTCTCAGAATGCCGGTTGAGCCGAGACATATTGAAGGTTTTGATAACTCAAATATTCAGGGAACAAATCCTGTCTCAGCATGTGTTGTTTTCAAAGACGGCAGACCGAGTAAAGCAGATTACAGAATTTTCCATCCTAAAACAGTGGAAGGGCCTAACGATTTTGCGACTATGGAAGAAGTGATCTACCGCCGTTACAAAAGGATGCTTGATGAAGGTGAAGATCTTCCCCAGCTGATTCTGATAGACGGAGGAAAAGGGCAGCTGTCTTCTGCAGTAAAGAGCCTTAGATTGTTGGGACTTTACGGAAAGATTACCATTGTAGGTATTGCCAAAAGACTGGAAGAGATTTTCTTTCCTGAAGACCCTATTCCTTTATATCTGGATAAAAAATCCGAGACTTTAAAAATTCTACAGCGTGTACGTGATGAAGCTCACCGATTTGGGGTAAAGCATCACAGAACCAGAAGGAAAAATTCTACTATTAAATCTGAACTGGAAGAAATTTCCGGTGTTGGAGAAAAAACTATTGAACTACTTCTGTCTAAACTGAAGTCTGTAAAACGTATCAAAGAAGCTAATCTGGAAACTCTGGAAGAGATTTTAGGGAAAAGTAAAGCTAAAGTAATTTGGGAGTTTTTTAATGCCAATTGA
- the hutH gene encoding histidine ammonia-lyase, which produces MIYGVDVFTFHDVLEICKKPNKAKLNKAAKEQILKSQKNVQKIVESDRCVYGINTGFGPLCDTKISADETAQLQYNLIISHAVGVGKPIDKELSKIMMIAKVHALSKGFSGVSLEVIERMILMLEKDIIPVVPEQGSVGASGDLAPLAHLVLPLLGLGQVWEGDQVSETMEVLNKHDLEALALGPKEGLGLINGTQFILAHAIKGLEKFEYLLDLADMTAAMSIEAYRGSASPFKKELHEIRPFEGSKKVAARMLKFLKGSENMKAHEDCERVQDPYSMRCVPQVHGASRNAFEHLRSMTETELNSVTDNPIVLSAEESISGGNFHGQLMALPLDYATLAAAELGNISDRRSYLLLEGKYGLPRLLTESSGLNSGFMIPQYTSAALVTENKTLCFPASADSIPTSLGQEDHVSMGSISGRKFNQVLGNLVNILSVELMFAAQGLEFRRPAKCAKVIEENYTVLRSKVAKLEDDRLIGKDMLAIAELINERKFVVN; this is translated from the coding sequence ATGATATACGGAGTAGATGTTTTTACTTTCCATGATGTTCTGGAAATCTGTAAAAAGCCAAATAAAGCCAAGCTTAATAAAGCCGCAAAAGAACAAATCTTAAAATCACAGAAAAACGTACAGAAAATAGTAGAGTCTGACAGATGTGTGTATGGAATCAATACCGGGTTCGGACCCTTATGTGATACTAAAATATCAGCAGACGAAACAGCTCAGTTACAATATAATCTGATCATCTCCCATGCAGTAGGAGTAGGAAAACCGATTGACAAAGAACTTTCCAAGATCATGATGATTGCTAAAGTTCATGCCCTTTCAAAAGGATTTTCAGGAGTTTCTCTTGAAGTTATTGAAAGAATGATTCTGATGCTGGAAAAAGATATCATCCCGGTGGTTCCTGAACAGGGATCTGTAGGAGCTTCGGGAGATCTTGCTCCTTTGGCCCATCTGGTGCTGCCATTGCTTGGTTTAGGACAGGTTTGGGAAGGAGATCAGGTTTCTGAGACCATGGAAGTGCTGAATAAACATGATCTTGAAGCATTGGCTTTAGGACCAAAAGAAGGATTAGGACTGATCAACGGGACACAGTTTATCCTTGCCCATGCGATCAAAGGACTTGAAAAATTCGAATACTTATTAGATCTTGCAGATATGACTGCTGCAATGAGTATTGAAGCATACAGAGGTTCTGCGAGCCCATTCAAAAAAGAGCTTCACGAGATCAGACCTTTTGAAGGCAGTAAAAAAGTAGCGGCAAGAATGCTTAAATTCTTAAAAGGATCAGAAAATATGAAAGCTCACGAAGATTGTGAGAGAGTTCAGGATCCTTATTCCATGAGATGTGTACCACAGGTTCACGGAGCCAGCAGAAATGCTTTTGAGCACCTTAGAAGTATGACGGAGACAGAATTGAATTCCGTAACAGACAATCCGATTGTATTAAGTGCTGAAGAATCTATTTCTGGAGGGAACTTCCACGGACAGCTGATGGCTCTGCCTTTAGACTATGCTACCCTGGCGGCTGCAGAATTAGGAAATATTTCTGACAGAAGAAGTTATTTATTATTAGAAGGAAAGTACGGACTGCCAAGATTATTGACGGAAAGCTCAGGATTAAACTCAGGATTTATGATTCCTCAGTATACTTCAGCTGCTTTGGTTACAGAAAATAAAACATTATGTTTCCCGGCATCGGCAGACTCTATTCCTACAAGCTTAGGTCAGGAAGATCATGTTTCTATGGGAAGTATCTCAGGAAGAAAATTCAATCAGGTTCTTGGAAATCTTGTGAATATTCTGTCAGTAGAGCTGATGTTTGCTGCTCAGGGGCTTGAATTCAGAAGACCCGCAAAATGCGCTAAAGTGATTGAAGAAAACTATACAGTTCTTCGTTCCAAAGTTGCTAAACTTGAAGATGACAGGCTGATCGGTAAAGATATGCTGGCAATAGCGGAATTAATTAACGAAAGAAAATTTGTTGTTAACTAA
- a CDS encoding GNAT family N-acetyltransferase — MHILRTDSTNPDFQKLVKSLDATLAEHNGENDDFFSQYNKIDTIKNCVVVYIDDIPAACGAFKPFSEDTVEIKRMFTDPEFRKKGLGSAIVKELENWAAELNFEKAVLETSQDLKSAISVYEKNGFYRIPNYGQYIGIEQSVCYEKEL, encoded by the coding sequence ATGCACATACTCAGAACAGATTCTACAAATCCAGACTTTCAAAAATTAGTAAAATCTCTTGACGCTACTTTAGCAGAACATAATGGAGAAAATGATGATTTCTTCAGTCAGTATAATAAAATCGATACTATCAAAAACTGTGTAGTAGTTTACATAGATGATATTCCGGCAGCTTGCGGGGCATTCAAACCATTTTCCGAAGATACAGTAGAAATAAAAAGAATGTTTACCGATCCGGAATTCAGAAAAAAAGGACTAGGCTCAGCCATTGTAAAAGAGCTGGAAAACTGGGCAGCAGAATTGAATTTTGAAAAAGCCGTTTTAGAAACGTCCCAGGATCTTAAAAGTGCTATCTCAGTGTACGAAAAAAACGGTTTTTACAGAATACCCAACTACGGACAATACATTGGAATAGAGCAAAGTGTCTGTTACGAGAAAGAATTGTAA
- a CDS encoding S8 family peptidase has product MKKTVFLLAIFFALNSCSREELQNENVKTEMTQKDPLTAKQINERINQAIKTDGAFNWKNESHHFVWSAIFRGNKMVSIGFGASKDDFDRSKSPNNSEMENEVLSVIKKYEGKEERNFLLLSDQYLNQMDVVIEKEETITALRQMKNIRYVEPADYHYFEFEAQYNAAAKSSGSGSSGCGFSSSTLSTADYTSTTPSAKIPWAFTKHNIPEAWSYSTGAGVTIGLIDTGVSPEQTLLGASFNNGASSGRTISKLGVYNSDGSGDQCGHGTKMASVMTAPRNNAGLPVGVAYNANLIAYRAAENVVLETSSEQTAVKTAFTELGNNTSVKIISMSMGHIFSVGKIEDGVKYAYSKGKLIFCAGGTSTSFTSFVGVIFPASMSETQAITGVKENTSNQKCDVCHSGSQIDFTFQMERPSGNTVPVLSYYNGQADYVGGSSVATAATAGIAALVWAKNPSWTRDQVLNKMRQSATYYPNVNSSYGYGNINVLKAVQ; this is encoded by the coding sequence ATGAAAAAAACTGTATTCCTACTGGCAATATTTTTTGCCTTAAACTCGTGTTCCAGAGAAGAACTTCAGAACGAAAATGTAAAAACAGAAATGACTCAGAAAGATCCACTGACGGCAAAACAGATCAATGAACGGATCAATCAGGCTATTAAAACGGATGGTGCTTTCAATTGGAAGAATGAATCCCATCATTTCGTATGGAGTGCTATTTTCCGTGGGAACAAAATGGTATCCATAGGTTTTGGAGCTTCTAAGGATGACTTTGACAGAAGTAAATCCCCAAACAACAGTGAAATGGAAAATGAGGTCCTTTCTGTCATCAAAAAATATGAAGGAAAAGAGGAAAGAAATTTCCTTCTTCTTTCAGATCAATATCTTAATCAGATGGATGTTGTGATTGAAAAAGAAGAAACCATTACTGCTCTTCGACAAATGAAAAACATCCGATACGTAGAGCCGGCAGATTATCATTATTTTGAATTTGAGGCTCAATATAATGCAGCTGCAAAATCCTCTGGAAGCGGTTCATCAGGATGTGGTTTTTCATCATCAACATTAAGTACAGCAGACTACACATCTACAACACCAAGCGCAAAAATTCCTTGGGCTTTCACAAAACACAACATTCCTGAAGCATGGAGCTACAGTACAGGAGCAGGTGTTACCATCGGACTTATTGATACAGGAGTTTCTCCGGAGCAAACTTTATTGGGAGCAAGCTTTAATAATGGTGCTTCTTCAGGAAGAACAATCAGTAAATTGGGAGTATATAACTCAGATGGATCCGGAGATCAGTGCGGACACGGAACAAAAATGGCTTCCGTAATGACAGCTCCAAGAAATAATGCAGGACTGCCGGTAGGAGTAGCTTACAATGCCAATCTGATCGCTTACAGAGCCGCAGAAAATGTTGTTTTGGAAACATCCAGCGAGCAGACTGCTGTAAAAACGGCTTTTACAGAATTGGGTAATAACACCAGTGTAAAAATCATTTCAATGTCTATGGGACATATTTTCTCTGTCGGGAAAATTGAAGATGGTGTTAAATATGCTTATTCTAAAGGAAAACTAATCTTCTGTGCCGGAGGAACTTCTACCAGCTTTACCAGTTTTGTGGGGGTGATTTTCCCTGCATCAATGTCAGAAACCCAGGCGATAACAGGAGTAAAAGAGAATACTTCCAATCAGAAATGTGATGTTTGCCACTCTGGAAGTCAGATCGACTTTACTTTCCAGATGGAAAGACCTTCAGGAAATACTGTTCCTGTTTTGAGTTATTACAACGGGCAGGCAGATTATGTAGGTGGTTCTTCAGTAGCTACAGCAGCTACAGCGGGAATTGCAGCTTTAGTCTGGGCTAAAAATCCATCATGGACAAGAGATCAGGTGCTTAACAAGATGAGACAGTCTGCAACCTACTATCCAAATGTTAATTCAAGCTATGGCTACGGAAACATCAATGTATTAAAAGCAGTACAGTAA
- the ygiD gene encoding 4,5-DOPA dioxygenase extradiol, with protein sequence MNLNDLQNISDGFKSTQTMPVLFLGHGSPMNAIEENQFVQGFRKAASEIPTPNAILCISAHWYTAGTFVTAMDMPKTIHDFYGFPKALFDVQYPAPGSPELAKETAELLLPVDVEEDHSWGLDHGAWSVIKHMYPDADIPVIQLSIDHTKPPQYHYDLAKRLNKLRKKGILIIGSGNIVHNLRLIDWKNINTVGAGWDWAIEAREKTNNWLLDGNFQNIIDYQKQGTFLQYAVPTPDHYLPLLYTLGLKDQSEELTLFNDELIGGSLSMTSVRIG encoded by the coding sequence ATGAACCTCAATGATCTTCAAAACATAAGCGACGGTTTTAAAAGCACACAGACAATGCCTGTTTTATTTCTTGGGCACGGCTCACCAATGAATGCCATTGAAGAGAATCAATTTGTGCAGGGTTTCAGAAAAGCTGCCTCAGAAATTCCAACACCTAATGCAATTCTTTGTATTTCTGCTCATTGGTATACAGCCGGAACTTTTGTAACCGCTATGGATATGCCGAAAACCATCCATGACTTTTATGGGTTTCCAAAAGCTCTTTTTGATGTGCAGTATCCTGCCCCGGGAAGTCCGGAATTAGCAAAGGAAACAGCAGAGCTCCTTCTCCCTGTTGATGTGGAAGAGGATCATAGCTGGGGACTGGATCATGGTGCATGGTCCGTCATTAAGCATATGTATCCTGATGCAGATATTCCTGTGATTCAGCTGAGTATTGATCATACAAAACCTCCGCAGTATCATTATGATCTTGCGAAAAGACTCAATAAGCTTCGTAAAAAAGGTATTCTGATCATCGGAAGTGGAAATATCGTTCATAACCTCCGCCTCATCGACTGGAAAAATATTAATACAGTAGGTGCCGGCTGGGACTGGGCAATAGAAGCCAGAGAAAAAACCAACAACTGGCTTCTTGACGGTAATTTTCAAAATATTATTGATTATCAGAAACAAGGAACTTTCTTACAGTATGCTGTTCCTACCCCTGATCATTATCTTCCTTTATTATATACTTTGGGGCTTAAAGATCAGTCTGAAGAGCTTACTTTATTCAACGATGAGCTTATCGGAGGCTCTCTGAGTATGACGAGTGTAAGGATTGGATAA
- a CDS encoding YceI family protein, with protein MATKWILDPTHSEITFKVKHMMISNVKGSFRTFTAEIESEDEFFANAKTTATIQTDSVFTNNTDRDNHLKSAEFFNAEVHPTITFESQALNNSIVGNLTINGITKPVDLDVDFGGINVDPWGNTKAGFSFEGKISRKDFGLNWNAALEAGGVMVSDDVKIAGELQFVKQV; from the coding sequence ATGGCAACAAAATGGATCTTAGACCCTACGCATAGTGAAATTACTTTCAAAGTAAAACACATGATGATCTCTAATGTAAAAGGAAGCTTCAGAACCTTCACCGCTGAAATTGAATCTGAAGATGAGTTCTTTGCAAATGCAAAAACTACAGCTACAATTCAAACAGATTCTGTATTCACAAACAATACAGACAGAGACAATCACTTAAAGTCTGCAGAGTTCTTCAACGCTGAAGTACATCCTACAATCACTTTTGAATCTCAGGCGTTAAACAATTCTATCGTTGGAAATCTTACCATCAACGGAATTACAAAACCTGTAGATCTTGACGTAGATTTCGGAGGAATCAATGTAGACCCATGGGGAAATACAAAAGCAGGTTTCTCTTTTGAAGGAAAAATCAGCAGAAAAGACTTCGGATTAAACTGGAATGCAGCTCTTGAAGCAGGAGGTGTAATGGTAAGTGATGATGTAAAAATAGCTGGTGAATTACAGTTTGTAAAACAGGTTTAA